The window ATGGCTTTTGTCGCAATTTTTGTGTCAATTTTAGCGTGGATATTATTATTTAAAACTCGTTTTGGTTTACGTTTGCGTTCTGTTGGGGAACATCCACAAGCAGCAGATACATTAGGAATTAATGTGTATTTCATGCGTTATGCAGGTGTGATGATCTCAGGATTACTTGGAGGAATCGGTGGAGCAATTGCTGCACAATCGATTTCTTTAAACTTCTCACATTCTACAATTGCTGGACAAGGATTTATCGCCTTAGCAGCAATGATCTTTGGTAAATGGAATCCACTTGGTGCAATGGGGGCAGCGATTTTCTTTGGGTTTGCTCAAAGCCTAAGTGTAATAGGAAGTTATATTCCATTAATTAAAGATGTTCCAAGTGTTGTGTTACAAACGGCGCCATATATTTTAACTGTGATTGTTTTAGTTGGGGTTATTGGGAAATCTGAGGCTCCGGCAGCAGATGGCGAAACGTATATAAAATCAAAATAGTGCAAAAAAGCAAAGCTTCTCAAATTGTTGGGAAGCTTTTTTTTTATTTAAATAAGGATGCTATGTAAACATAAAGAATCTATTAGAAATCGAATTCAAAGAGCATTTATAATTGTATTCTCTTCATAATTAACTTATGATATAGGAATGAAGGTTTTATGAGACGTACAATCTCAAGTAAAGCTAAGTTTATTTTTAGTGAGAAATTTATCAAGAATATGTATGCCATGATTTAAGTGTTAGGTCACTAAAAATCGTGATTGGGGAGGAAAAAAATGTCAATACAATTGAATGAAGGAGTGCATTTACATGTGCTACCAACGAAAAAATATAAAACAGTTCGTTTAGTTATAAAGTTCAGAGCGCCATTAAAAGCTGAAACAATTACGAATCGGGCGATGTTATCAAGCCTTCTAGAAACCAACAGCAAAAAATATCCAACACAAACAGAACTGAGAAGTACTTTAGCTAATTTATATGGTGCAAGCTTTGGTTTATCTGTGACAAAAAAAGGTACAGAGCATATGTTTACTGTTGGAATGAACTTAGTTAATGAACGCTATTTATCAGAAAAAACTAATATTTTAAATGATGGAATTGCCCTACTTGAAGAAATTATTTTTAATCCTAATGTAGCGAATGGTCAGTTTGATGAAGGGACCTTTAATCGTGAAAAAGAGAACTTGCTAGATTACTATAGTTCTATTTATGACGATAAGCAGGCATATGCTAGTCTTTCGTTACAATCACTTTATTTTGAAGATGAAGATCAAAAAATGCCAAGTATTGGTACAGCAGAAGAATTAGAAAAAATTACAGCCACTTCTTTATTCGCTTACTATCAAAAAATGTTACAAGAAGATACAATTGATATTTATGTTTTAGGTGATGTAGATGAAAATGATATTGAATTAGCTTTTAGAAAATTTCCATTTACACCTAGAAAAAAGGCTACTGGTTCAGTTTTTTACCAAGAACCAACTCGTAACAATTTAAAAAATGAAGTTGAAAAGCAAGAAGTCACTCAAGCAAAATACAATTTAGCGTATGAAACCAATACGTACTATTTGGAAAAAGATTACTTTGCATTGCAAGTATTCAATGGGATTTTTGGCGGTTTTCCTCATTCTAAATTATTTGTTAATGTACGAGAAAAGGAAAGTTTGGCTTACTATGCTTCTAGTAGTTTGGATACATTTAGAGGAATGATGACTGTTCAGACTGGAATTGAGTCAGCAAAAGTTCAGCAGGTTTCGGATATTATTTCAGTGCAATTAAATGAAGTTCAAATTGGTAATTTTGAAGAGGAAGCTATTAATCAAACGAAAGAAATGTTGAAAAATCAAATTTTGCAGTCAGAAGATAATGCACCCGCCTTTATTGAACGTTTGTACATTTATGATATTGTTGGAAAAAATCTGTCTGTTGACGAATGGCAAGCACAAGTAGATGCTGTTACCAAAGAAGAAATTATTGCGGTAGCTAATAAGATTCAGCTAAAAGCAACATTCTTTTTAACTGGGGAGGTTTAATCGTGGAAAAAAAACATTATGATCAATTAAATGAAACTATTTATACTGAAACGTTAGAAAATGGATTGCGTGTAACGTTACTACCTAAAAACGATTTCCATAAAACCTATGGTTTATTTACAACAAATTATGGTTCAATTGACAATCAGTTTATTCCACTAGGAAAGACTGAATTAGTAAAAGTGCCAGATGGTGTCGCTCACTTTTTAGAACACAAAATGTTTGAAAAAGAAGATGGTGATGTTTTTAACGTATTTGGCAAACAAGGTGCGTCAGCTAATGCCTTTACAAGTTTTACTCGAACAAGTTATTTATTTACTAGCACCAATCGTATATTGGAAAATGTTGAAACATTATTAGATTTTGTTCAAGAACCCTATTTCACTAAAGAAACTGTTGAAAAGGAAAAAGGGATTATTGCACAAGAAATTCAAATGTATGATGATGAGCCTGATTGGCGTCTATTTTTTGGTATTTTGGGAAATTTATATCCAAAACATCCATTACACATTGATATTGCTGGAACTGTGGACAGCATTATGGAGATTACTCCTGAAGACTTATATGAATGCTACCATACCTTTTATCACCCAAGTAATATGAATTTACTTGTTGTTGGAAAAATGAATCCTGCTGAAATGATGACAACGATTCGTGACAATCAAGACCATAAAGAATTTGCTCCAGCAACAGAAATTGTGCGTCACTTTCCAACTGAAACAGTAGCGGATATTAACGTTTTTGATTCGATTGAGATGCCAGTAAATCGTGCAAAAAGTATTGTTGGTGTCAAGGGAGTACATCCTGCTCCAACTGGAAAAGCAGCATTAGTCTATAAAACAAAAATGAATTTATTGTTAACTCTTTTATTTGGAACTACGTCTGAAAATTATTTGCGTTTATATGATGGTGGTGTAATTGATGACAGCTTTTCTTTTGAATTTAATTTAGAACGAACGTTTCATTTTATTGATATTGGTGGGGATGCAAAAGAACCAACGGCTTTTAGTGAGGCAATTAAAGAAATTTTACTAACTGCAAAAGATAGTTCAGAATTAACAGAAGCAAATCTAACAACTGTCAAAAAACGGATGATTGGTAGTGCGTTACAATCTTTAAATTCAATAGAATACATTGCTAATCAATATAGCCAAGAAGCTTATGGTGATGCAAGTTTATTTGATTTAGTACCAACTATTGAAAGCATTAAGTTAGCAGATATTCAACAATTAGCTGCTGAGTTTATGATAAAAGAACATATGAGTACCTTCCATATTTTACCAAAAGAGGCGAATGAAGGATGAAATTTGCTTTGATTATGGGGGCTAGCGGTGATATTGGTGGTGCGATTGCCCAAGATTTAGCAAAAGCGGGCTGGTCGCTTTACCTTCATTGTCATTCGGATTTTACAAGTGTGGAGAGACAGGCTAAGGTCTATCAAAAAAATTATCCAAAACAAGATTTTTTTACTTTGCAATTAGATATGATGAATGAAGCAGAGCTACCGCTTTTTTTGGAATCAATTTTTCAATTAGATGCGGTCATTTTTGCTAGTGGGTTTACACATTATCACTTATTAACAGAGACGACAGCATTAGAAATGGATCAAATGTGGCAAGTTCATGTAAAAACACCTATTTTATTAGTGCAAAGTTTGCAAACTAAATTAGCTGCATCTGGAAATGGTCGTATTGTATTTATTAGTTCAGTTTATGGTGAAGTTGGGAGTGCCATGGAGGTTTTGTATTCTACAACTAAAGGTGCCCAACTTGCATTTGTTAAAGCCTATAGCAAAGAAGTGATTAGCTTAGGGATTACAGTGAATGCAATTTCTCCAGGAGCGATTGCAACGAAAATGAATCAAGACTTTGCCGAAGCGGAGCTAGATTGGTTGAACGAGGAAATTCCAGCAGGTCGAATGGGAACTACGACTGAAATTAGCTTCTGGGTGCAACAACTGTTGGAACCATTAAGTCAATATATGACAGGACAGTCTTTGGTTATCAGCGGTGGCTGGCTAAAGTAAAGAAAAAATTAATGTTTTGTTATCTATTCATATGCTATAATAACTATGATATGGAGAATAAAGTTATCTAAAAAAAGAAATCTAGTGGGTGATAGGTGAATGAATGAAATTGGAATAAAATTACAAGAAGCTAGAAAAGCAAAAGGGTATACATTAGATGATTTGCAACAAATGACAAAAATTCAAAAACGTTATTTAATTGCAATTGAAGAAGGCAATTTTGATGTAATGCCTGGCAAGTTTTATGCCCGTGCTTTTATTAAACAATATGCGGATACGGTTGGCTTAAATGGCGATCAATTGTTAGAACAATACACAGATGCTGTTCCACACACACATGATGAAGAGTATGTGGAGAAGGTCAACACAAACCAAACACGGTCAGAAAATCATGTAACAAATGAATTACTTGAACGAGTAAAAACTTTGTTACCTACTATTTTGATTGTCATAGTCGTATTTTTGATTATTGGTGGAATTTGGTATGCAGCAACAAAAACTGGAAATAAAGATACTGAATCAATTATTTCTAAAGATTCAGATACAACATCGATTACAACAAGTAGTAATACAGCTACTAGTGAATCAAAAACTAGTGCAGCTTCTTCTAGTTCAAAAGAACCAGAAAAAGAACCGGAAAAACCAAAACAAGCAATTGCCGTTGAATCATCAACGGGTCAAACAACAAATTACACGGTTACCAATGCAACCGAACCAGGTTCAATTGTATTGAGTGCAGAAGGTGGAGCAAGTTGGGTTGGCGTTGAAGTTAATGGTGTAGCAGCTGATCAAAAAACAATGCAAAGTGGCGATAATTTGGAAGTTCCATTACCAGCCGGAACAACATCAATCTCTGTCAGAATTGGAAATGCAGCGAGTACAAAAATTACATTGAATGGTGAAGCAGTGGCTTATGCTCCAGAAGCAACTAATGTAATTACGCAAACACTTGTCTTTACTGTAACTCCAGTTGCAGCAGCGGCACAATAGGTAGAAAAATTAACATAGAAAAATCCCAAACCTTGGTTATTTTACTTCGGTTTAGGATTTTTTTTGTTTTTATTTACATTCATTGAAAAAAATAGTTGTTTTGAAATTTGTTAAAATCCTTTTTAGAAAAATACTGGTTTTTTTATTCTGAAAAAAGTATAATAATGAATGAATATAGGGAGGTTTGTCTATGGAATTATTATTTTTTGTATTGCTTATGATTGTTGGAATAGTGGTTTCATCTGTAGCGAATAAGTATTTACCACGAGTTCCGTTAGCATTAATTCAAATTTCAGTTGGTGTTTTAATGACCTTTTTACCATTGGAACATGAAGTTATTTTAGAACCAGAGATTTTTATGTTATGCATCATTGCTCCGTTGGTTTTTTATGAGGGTCAGAAGGTCTCTAGAAAAGAATTTTGGGAGTTAAAAGGTCCAATTTTATTATTAGCTTTTGGATTAGTTTTAATTTCAGTTATACTGGGAGGTTTTGTTATTCAATGGTTAATTCCTAAGATGCCTTTAGCGATTGCCTTTGCATTAGCTGCGATTATCTCACCCACGGATACTGTTGCGTTGAAATCAATTGTGAAAAATATTAAGCTACCAGATAATATCATGGGTGTTTTAGAAGGAGAGTCACTAATTAATGATGCAGCTGGACTAGTTTCTTTTAAAGTTGCTTTAGCAGCAGTTGTAACAGGTGTCTTTTCAGTCAAAGAAGCCAGCATTAGTTTTTTAGTTGCAGCTTTTGGTGGGATTGTTCTTGGCGTAATTATGGGTCTGTTATTTGTAAAGTTACGGATAAAATTAAGAAAAATGGGATTAGAAGAATCAGAGTTATTAATTTTGATTCAGTTAGCGACACCTTTTGTTATTTTTATCTTAGCAGAAGAGTTTAATTTTTCAGGAATTTTGGCTTTAGTTGCAGCAGGCTTTGTTCATGGATTTGAACAGGATAAATTACAAAAAACTACGACAAAATTGCAGCTGATTTCTAGCAATGTTTGGTCAACTTTTATTTATTTTTTAAATAGTTTAGTTTTCTTATTATTAGGTTCAATGCTGCCAAGTGTTATCAAAGCCATCTGGGATGCTAATGATGTTCATGTTGCTGAATTACTTGGAAGTTCACTTTTGATTTTTTGTTTTATTCTTTTCTTACGATTTGCATGGGTGTATCTATTGTATGCTGATTTTGTTGAACCAGTAGATGCGGGATTTAGTAATTACCTGATTCAAATGACAAGTGCTTTGGAACCTGCTAAGAAATCTGGGATTTCTAGATTTAAGTACGCTGTTATTACGGCATTTGCTGGTGTTCATGGGACCATTTCCTTAGCCACAGCTCTCTCAGTACCATTAGTTTTAGGAAACAATGAAGTGTTTCCTTTAAGAAATGAAGTGCTGTTTATTACGGCGAGTGTTATTTTATTTAGTTTGATTAGTGCAACGATCATGTTGCCTTTATTAGTCCCTAAGGAACAGGTAACGACGGATTTAGTCATTAATGCTAAAAAATTAGATGAAATTACAGGTTATCAAGAAATTCTCTTTCGCACAATTGATCGTTTGGAGCAACAGCGTACAGCCGAGAATAATACGATGCTTAATCAAATTTTACTAGAGTTAGAAGATAAATTAGTTGCAAGTAAAGAAGGGCGTTATCGTGATGAAGATCGTGGAAAAATGCAAGAGATTATGAATTTTGCTCGTGATATTGAGAAGCAGAAAATTGATGAATTAATTGCAGAAAAACAGATTTCACCAATGATTGAACGTTTGTATCAAGTTTATTTGGAAAATTCTCGTCGTTTTGAAGAACGTAATTTCTTTAAAATTATGTTATTTAAAATCAAAATGAATTTGTTGAAAAAACGAGTAAAAAAAATGCGTAATCAAGAATTTGACGCACGATTTAAATCAAAAATAGATGCTCATAGCCAATTAATTGAAGAATTTAAAGAATCTCAACGATTAGTAGCTGGAACCGTTGTGCAAGAAATCCAGAATCAAATGACTTCTGAAAATCGAAAAGAGTCAATTGAAGTCATGGAGCGATACAACCGTCGGACTGAATATGTTCAACTAGATTCAGCAATACAACAACAAAATATGCGCCGTTTAGCTAGTCTGACTTTGCAAATCGAACGAGAAGAAATTCAACGTTTATTAGATAATGCTGAGATTAATTTTGAGATTGCGAATCAATTAGGCGAACAGGTGACCTATGATGAGTTAAGTGAATTAACAATGGGAACTGAATGATTTTTTATTTAACTAAATTAAGGGTTTCGCTATTAAGTAGCGAAACTCTGTGATAAACTAGCAAAGTATGCATGTAAATAACTATCTAACGTAAATAAGAATTTTAGATAGAAGATGGAGGAAAATAGCATTGAATTTACCAAATAAATTAACAGTACTTCGTATTTTTATGATTCCAATATTCATGGTGATCGTTTTAGGTCCATTTGATTGGGGACAAGTCAATTGGTTAGGAAGCTCAATTGAGGTTACACAATTAGTTGGCGCAATTATCTTTGCGTTAGCAAGTATTACCGATTGGTTGGATGGGAAAATTGCACGAGCAAGAAATTTAGTCACTAATTTTGGTAAGTTTGCGGACCCTTTAGCAGATAAAATGTTAGTTGTTACAGCATTTATTGTTCTAGTTGGGCAAGGAATTGTTCCATCGTGGGTCATTGCAATTATTATTTGCCGTGAGTTAGCAGTTACAGGACTTCGTTTGCTTTTAGTTGGCGATGGCGAGGTAATGGCAGCAGCAATGCCTGGTAAGATTAAAACAGCAACTCAAATGGTAGCAATTATTTTGTTGTTTTTAAATAATTTTCCATTTGCTGGAATGAATTTCCCGTTTGCAACTATTATGTTGTATGTGTGTTTATTTTTTACTGTCTATTCTGGTGTTGATTATTTTATTAAAAATAAACATGTTTTCTCTGGATCAATGTAAAAATGAATGATGTCAAAAGGTGAAGGAACGAATAAAAGTTCCCTCACCTTTTTTGTCGCTTTTTGACTGATTATGGTAAAATAAAGAGGTATGAATTGTAAAAGGGAGGTCAATGAAAGTGAAAAGAAAGTGGCAAATAGTCAGTCTTTTTTTTATGCTACTTTTTTTAGCAAGTTGTGGAGCGGGAAATGAAGCAAAAGACAGCAAAGAAGCTTTGAAAAATAGAGAGAGCCCGTCAGCGAAGTCTCTTGAAACTGGCTTTAAACTTTGGGTAATTACAGATGTTCATTATATAGCTCCAAGCTTACATGATGATGGGAAAAAATTTGACTTTATTGTGAGTACTTCAGCAGGTAAAGATTTAAACTACCAAACAGAAACATTAGAGGCTTTAGTCATGCAAGCTAAAAAAGAACAACCAGATGTATTAGTAGTAAGTGGTGATTTAACTCTAAATGGTGAAAAACAAAGTGCAATTGAATTAGCAGATTATTTTAAGGAAATTGAAAAAAATGGCACAGAAGTTTATGTGATTCCTGGGAACCACGATATCAGTGATGGTTGGGCGAAAAAATATCGTGGAGATCAAGCTGAAGCAACGGAACAAATTTTACCGAAAGATTTTAAATCAATTTTTAAGAAAAATGGGTATCAACAAGCGATTAGTAGTGATCCCACTTCATTGAGTTATTTGGTTGCACCTAGAAAAAATCTCTGGATAATGATGATTGATTCAAATAAATACAGTTGGAGTGCTTCAAAAGGAGCTCCTGTAACCAGCGGAAGTATCCGTGAAGATACGTATCAATGGATGTCAGAAAATTTCCAATTAGCAAAAGAACAAGGTGCTAAAATTATTCCAGTAATGCATCATAATTTAATGGATCATAATCAATTGGTAAATCGTGGATTTACAATCGATAAAGCTGAGAATTTACAAGACTTTTTTGCAAAAGAAAAAGTTGATTTTGTCTTATCAGGTCATATTCACGCCCAAGATATTGCTAGCCTTGATGTGAAAGGACATAAGATTTATGATATCGTAACGGGTTCGTTTATGATGGCACCTAATCCAATTGGTGAATTCACTTATCAAGATGGAAGCTTTACCTATCAAAGACAAACAACAGATGTTGATGGCTGGGCAAAAGAAACGGGAGCAACTAATCTAGATCTGTTACAACATTCAGCCTATTTAGCTGAAAATATGCAAAAAGATGGTGAAAGTTTTGCAATCGGTCAGATTTATGAAGAACAGTGGGCTGATAAAAGTCAGTTGGATTCAGTTGCAACTTTTATAGGCAACGCGAATCAACGTTTTTTTGGTGGAGAATCTTACGTTGCTCCTGAAAATGTAAAAGAAACTCAAGAGCAATTAGCTAAAAATCCAGCCTATCAAGTATTGCAGCAGCATCCAGAAAGTAGTTTAACAAGTTATATCGACAGTATCTACATTGATCAAGATACGAATAATGTGCAGATGGAATTTCCTTTTAATTAAAAAAAATTTTTAAAAAAAATGCATAGACTATAAGTGATGGAGGAATTTTTTATGAGAGCTGAGATTATTGCAGTAGGAACAGAATTACTACTAGGACAAATTGTAAACACAAATGCTGCTTTTTTATCACAAGAATTAGCAGGTTTAGGTATTAATGTCTATCATCATGTTGTAGTTGGAGATAATCCAGAGCGATTGGAACGAGTATTACAGGAAGCCGAAAGTCGCAGTGAGTTAATTATACTTTCTGGTGGGCTAGGACCAACAAAAGATGATCTAACAAAACAAACAGTTGCGAATCATTTAAAACGCCAGTTAGTAACGGATACGACTACTTTAGAAAAAGTGATTGCTTTTCATGAACATTCCAATCGTCCCATGGCTGAAAATAATAAATTACAAGCGGTGGTTTTAGAAGGTTCAATCGTTTTGAAAAATTCAACCGGTTTAGCAGCAGGGATGTTTTTACAAAATGAAAAGACAATATATGTTTTGTTACCAGGACCTCCAAATGAATTAAAGCCGATGTTTTTACATGAAGTAAAACCTCTATTATTAGCGAATATGGATAAACCAGAATTGCTTATTTCACGAGTATTACGTTTTTTTGGAATTGGTGAATCAAGATTAGTGACGATTCTAGACGATTTAATTGAAAAGCAAACAAATCCAACCCTTGCTCCCTATGCTGGTGTTCACGAGGTAACATTACGTATAAGCGCAAATGGAGCAACTGAGGAAGCTTGTATCCAGCTTTTGAATACTATGGAGGCGGAAATACAAAAGCGCGTTGGTAGCTATTTTTATGGCTATGGCGATGAAACCAATTTAGTAGAAAGTGTTGTGAATTTGTTAAAAGAACATCATTTAACAATTACAGCAGCTGAAAGCTTAACTGGAGGTGAATTTCAAAGTTCGTTAGCTAGTGTTTCCGGTGTATCTGAGGTATTCAATGGTGGGGTTGTCACATATAGCAACGAAAGTAAATCCAAGTTATTAAACGTATCCGAAAAAACAATCGCTGAAGCAGGTGTAGTCAGTGAAGCTTGTGGAATTGAAATGGCAGAAGGTGTTCGGAAGTTATTTAATACGGATATAGCCTTATCTTTCACAGGTGTTGCTGGACCTAATTCTTTAGAAGGACAGGCAGTGGGAACTGTTTGGATAGGCATCGCACAAAAAGGAAAACCAAGTTTTGCAAAATGTTACCACTTCGCTAGAAATCGTAACAGCAATCGCCAACAAGCAACACTATCTGGATTGGATTTGGTTCGTCGATTGATAAAACAATTGCCTTTAGATGAGTAAGAAGATAAGTTTTTAAGTACGAGTAAAAAAATAAAAAATAAAAAGCGAACGTTTGTTCATTTTTTGCTTGCTTTTTTTTATAATAACGATTATGATAGTTTTTGTGAAAGAAAAAAGTTATAAATTTAATGTAAAATAAATAAAGCATAGATAGATTTGAGGAGGAATTTTAATGGCAGATGATCGCAAACAAGCCTTAGATGCAGCATTGAAAAAAATTGAAAAGAACTTTGGTAAAGGTTCGGTAATGAAACTGGGCGAGAAAATTGATACCCAAATTTCAACAATTCCAAGTGGATCCTTAGCACTAGATGTTGCATTAGGTGTTGGTGGTTATCCAAAAGGTCGGATTATTGAAGTATATGGTCCTGAAAGTTCAGGTAAAACAACCGTGTCATTGCATGCAGTTGCTGAAGTTCAAAAACAAGGCGGAATTGCAGCTTTTATTGATGCAGAGCATGCGCTAGATCCAAAATACGCAGCAGCATTAGGTGTAAACATTGACGAATTGCTTTTATCTCAACCAGATACTGGTGAACAAGGTCTAGAAATAGCTGACGCATTGGTTTCTAGTGGAGCAGTGGACATTGTTGTTATTGATTCGGTTGCGGCATTAGTACCACGTGCAGAGATTGAAGGAGAAATGGGTGCTAGCCACGTGGGTTTGCAAGCACGTTTAATGTCACAAGCATTGCGTAAATTATCTGGTTCAATTAATAAAACGAAAACTATTGCTTTATTCATTAATCAAATTCGCGAAAAAGTGGGTGTAATGTTTGGAAATCCAGAAGTTACTCCTGGTGGTCGTGCTCTTAAATTTTATGCAACCGTTCGTTTAGAAGTTAGAAGAGCGGAACAAATAAAAAATGGTACAGATGTAGTTGGGAACCGTACAAAAATTAAAGTTGTAAAAAATAAAGTTGCACCACCATTTAAAGTAGCTGAAGTGGATATTATGTATGGCGAAGGAATTTCACAAGTAGGTGAGCTTTTAGATATGGGTTCAGATAAAGATATTGTTATTAAAAGTGGAGCTTGGTACTCATATGAAGGTGAGCGGATTGGGCAAGGCCGTGAAAACGCGAAAAAATACTTTATGGAAAATCCTGAACTAAGAGCAGAGATTGAAACTAAAGTTCGTGCTGCATACGGCATTGGGGATAAACTTTCTGTGGAGGAAGAAAAAGCAGAATCAAAAAAAGGAACTAAAAAAACTGAAGAAGCAAAAGAAGATAAAAATAAAGAAAATGAGCCCTCACTAAATGAAAATCCAACAGAAATAACGTTGGATTTACCAGAAATTAAGTGAAAAA is drawn from Carnobacterium gallinarum DSM 4847 and contains these coding sequences:
- the recA gene encoding recombinase RecA — its product is MADDRKQALDAALKKIEKNFGKGSVMKLGEKIDTQISTIPSGSLALDVALGVGGYPKGRIIEVYGPESSGKTTVSLHAVAEVQKQGGIAAFIDAEHALDPKYAAALGVNIDELLLSQPDTGEQGLEIADALVSSGAVDIVVIDSVAALVPRAEIEGEMGASHVGLQARLMSQALRKLSGSINKTKTIALFINQIREKVGVMFGNPEVTPGGRALKFYATVRLEVRRAEQIKNGTDVVGNRTKIKVVKNKVAPPFKVAEVDIMYGEGISQVGELLDMGSDKDIVIKSGAWYSYEGERIGQGRENAKKYFMENPELRAEIETKVRAAYGIGDKLSVEEEKAESKKGTKKTEEAKEDKNKENEPSLNENPTEITLDLPEIK
- a CDS encoding competence/damage-inducible protein A, with product MRAEIIAVGTELLLGQIVNTNAAFLSQELAGLGINVYHHVVVGDNPERLERVLQEAESRSELIILSGGLGPTKDDLTKQTVANHLKRQLVTDTTTLEKVIAFHEHSNRPMAENNKLQAVVLEGSIVLKNSTGLAAGMFLQNEKTIYVLLPGPPNELKPMFLHEVKPLLLANMDKPELLISRVLRFFGIGESRLVTILDDLIEKQTNPTLAPYAGVHEVTLRISANGATEEACIQLLNTMEAEIQKRVGSYFYGYGDETNLVESVVNLLKEHHLTITAAESLTGGEFQSSLASVSGVSEVFNGGVVTYSNESKSKLLNVSEKTIAEAGVVSEACGIEMAEGVRKLFNTDIALSFTGVAGPNSLEGQAVGTVWIGIAQKGKPSFAKCYHFARNRNSNRQQATLSGLDLVRRLIKQLPLDE